One segment of Acidimicrobiia bacterium DNA contains the following:
- a CDS encoding TadE family protein, with amino-acid sequence MSRVMRAAGRARSRAKRSERGAALVEAAILMPLVLLLVFGALEFSSMYRDASQVSSAARAGGRIASAEPRVGTMPVDAANAVAAALSGLPSQEPQEVWVFDATNSSTAPAGCGGSCVKFTWNSATKQFNTGGYTPPSWVLTQNACPTGTWAKVGVYVHVKYSYLTGLFGHAGRDLTSTAVFRVEPLGSATCGS; translated from the coding sequence ATGAGCCGAGTCATGCGCGCCGCCGGGCGCGCCCGCTCGCGAGCCAAGAGGTCGGAACGAGGCGCCGCGCTGGTCGAGGCGGCGATCCTCATGCCGCTCGTGCTGCTCCTCGTCTTCGGCGCGCTCGAGTTCTCCTCGATGTACCGGGACGCGTCGCAGGTCTCGTCCGCCGCCCGGGCCGGCGGCCGCATCGCGTCGGCCGAGCCACGCGTCGGCACCATGCCCGTCGACGCGGCCAACGCCGTGGCGGCCGCCCTCTCGGGGCTTCCCTCACAAGAGCCGCAAGAGGTCTGGGTCTTCGACGCGACGAACAGCAGCACCGCGCCGGCAGGTTGCGGCGGCAGCTGCGTCAAGTTCACGTGGAACTCCGCCACGAAGCAGTTCAACACCGGCGGTTACACGCCGCCGAGCTGGGTGCTGACGCAGAACGCCTGCCCGACGGGCACGTGGGCCAAGGTCGGCGTCTACGTCCACGTCAAGTACTCGTACCTGACCGGCCTCTTCGGGCACGCCGGTCGTGACCTCACGAGCACGGCGGTGTTCCGGGTCGAGCCGCTCGGCTCGGCGACGTGCGGATCATGA